The sequence below is a genomic window from Gouania willdenowi chromosome 12, fGouWil2.1, whole genome shotgun sequence.
tggtGATGTTTGAAGGCTAACCTTGTGTCACAGTGGGACCTCGTCTGTAAATTTTTCTGTTCTGGGAcgatttaataattaattcctgctcctttgtttttctaatttgtCTTTGATGAAATCCCCAGCGTTCACTACCAGCACATCACAGAATAGCTTCCGTGTTGGAGACGGAATGTTGGAGTGTAAAACTTGTATCCCCGATGTTCTTTTAAGTAAATTGGAACCATTTCGGTAACGGAATATGTTCTGTGTGTGATTAACTTTGTCCTCCATCACCTGCCTTCCTTGTATAACCTGCAATGTACACCTGCTGAATGTGTCTTCTTGTGTCCTCAGTGAGGAGTCCAGACACTTAATAAGCATGTATTGAACTCAGTGTACAGTACATGCGACGTGTTGATCATTTTTTGTTATGTCTGTGAGTGAGCTGCTTTCTGACACTGCACTAAAAATGTGGCTCTGAGTGTTGGTGTCACTTATTGCGGGTGAACAGAAGGGTTGGGGGTGTGTGATTCAGATTGAGTAAAAGATCATctgtgttctttttctttttttgtaagaataaatacaacaaTCGCCTAGAGAGGAAACAAGGAGCTACAATACGGAATGGAAGTGAAGTTGGGGGAAGTCTTCCAACTGGTTTTCAAttgtcaaataaatgaaaatgatacCCAGGTGTCGGTCTGGGTGTGATTCAAGTTACAGCTACTGTTGCTAACGGATTCCTCCATAGACTGCAAATGGAACAGTCTTATAGATCTATTAAGGATGGGATGACGTGCTGTATCATGGgacaatatataatattaaaagGTCACATGatataaggtttcatttatacaaaccacttttttcacaaaatttactttgatctcctgacatgtttcgactgtcaactgccagtcttcttcaaaggcgtttgctgatcgctttgatgtttccttgatttctgcgtaataattccagcgagttctttttgaataatagtcttgtcttctttttgtcttactcaaaaagaagacaaaaagaacttgctgaaattattaatgcggaagtcaaggaaacatcaaagcagtcagcagacgcctctcaagaagactggcagttgacagtcaaaacatgccaGAGGATTTAAGTACATTTCTTGAAAAACAGttgccaaaataaataaaaccataacatttcattcaaaaagaagacaaaaaaaaatgagaattaTGATAAAGCATTCATTCATCATATGTCTTTtatgctttgatgtgtccttatgagttctttggccacgccccctgtcgcCCAATGGTCTCTGAAGAAGAGAGTCCCACACCATgcccaggaaatttactttgatctcctgacatgcttGAACtttcagtcttcttcagaggcgtctgctgattgctttaatATGTCTTTATGAGTTATTTTTGGGTGTGGCCAAGTTGACAGTTCTttcaggctggccacgccccttGTCACCAGATGGTCTCTTGTCAAGTTTGTCACGCCTAGAAAGGACTcataaggaaacatcaaagcgatcagcagacacctctggtgccacagttggcagtcaaaacatgttgggagatcaaagtaaatttcctgaaaaaagttgcctgaataaatgaaaccttaatataGTATTTCAAaacagaagacaaaataaactttgaCTCAAGATGTAAGATAGTATGATATTTTGAAGGGGAGGgaactttgtttttcattttagactggcgttatttgtctgtttttgcattTCATCTGCAGAGTGGACCTTTTTGCACTTTGAATAGAAAGAAAATGtcttatttatgttattgtttattttaatattttatattcacttGAATTGAGACGGTTATACCCAGAGTATGCCAGAGTTAGTTAAATAAAAGCACGATTATTcttcaaactgtttttattctttcttttttctcctttccACAAATATTGTCCCATGTTGTTATCATGATTATGTTTTATCGTCCCATCCCTAAGATCTAATCTCTACCTTTTTAGATCAATAAAACTAGAGGCACTGACAATTGGTGTCAGAAGAGAGAATATtccaaaaataagtttaaaactgaaatatttttttatttacagatatAAATATGGCTTATTTGGGTGGATGATATCGAAGAAACATGCAATAAAAAGCTAAACATTTGAAAGTTGCTTTTTAAAATTcattatacattatacttttgtttgaaaagtttgATCTTATTTGTACATTGCAAATATATGAGGATAATATTTTATACTTCTATCCTGCATGtagtgactgtttttttttttgactattttgaacctttgattttgattttattttaaaaattacaatttttttttttttttaatccgtggaattttttaaatgaagacaAAGAACAAATAATCAGGCCAGTCAAATTGGTTTTAATTTATCTAATCTCTGTGCTTTCATCATCGTATCAAAGGACTGACTTTGTTCTCTCTTAGCAACAGATGTGCTCCCACTGTGCTGAGGAAACTTTATCCTCTGAGATATTTCTGACATCTAAGCTTCCATTTAATGCATCTGCTTCTTCTTTCATCTCCCAATACTTCTGCTGTGTTTGGGTTCCTTCAGTCATTGTGGGGTCAGATGTCAATATTGGGGTCCTGGGGGCTCTGTGGGGTGGTCTGTAGTCCGTCACAGTGGTGGACCATCAGACCCCTGCAACCCTGAATCCTGAAGTGTGCAAAGAAAATGCATGGCTATATTTATAGTAAATAATATCTATcgataaagcaaggaatctctaactgtctgtgtctgtggctcaaatacctctgcggttcagggacagacagcgctgagactttcaacatggctgctgcttggttcaacgGTGTGCAACGTCAGTTTTGTTTGGACGCCAAACCCCCATGCCCCACGGGAGCGGACAATTTTTAGAACTGATGTTGataggtagtcatggtaacttaggataagttagaacagctcaatCGTGACatgtagtcatggtaactcaggataagttaacacgtgttatgaattggcgctatacaaataaatattgattgattagtgaagaTTAGTGAAGTTCATTCTAACTCTCTCTCAGCAGGCTccagatgtatgctagcctatattactgtgctaaatatataaacacttcCTGTGGGCATTGCACTagtatctataaagcaaggaatctctgtgtgtctgttcctcaaatatctgcgactcaggctcagattgacatgagactttcaacatggctgctgcttggttcaaaggtgtgcagcatcacatttgtttggactgcaatgtaAAATTAGTggattatttcatttaattgtcttaaatgcagcattgcagaacagctcaatgatgacaggtagtcatggtaactcaggataagtttgaacagctcaatgttgacactCTGTAaacattgaccagcaggtgtcctcagtgagcaacgtttgtaactaaggtgagtaataataataattgaaaaacataaaataaaaataggctttcactatatacagtgtatgctagcctatattacagtgctaattATTATGCTTTGCACAGTTCATTTAGTCGACTAGCTACAAGTTAGTCTGTTTATACTGTAAGATTTCATCCCATTTGAGATGAAGTCAGCTTtgtttgttccacatttttatgCGCTGACTAAGACAATGACATGAATAATGGACATAATCAAAACTTTCatcaaaataatcaaaatcaagcCTTCTGTTGCCTTGTCATTTCCAATTCACCAAACCCTTCTGAGCTGTGACTGTTAACACCTCATTCACTTTCAATGCGGCATTCGGGACATGTTTTGGCCTGGGGAGTGTGTGAGTGTCAGAAAGTAGTCATTTTTTACACTGAACAGCAGGTATGGGCATTGTTTGGCAAATATTACAATTTCCTGCCCTGCCTTTGTGAAACCAAGGGGGTTTATTACCTTTTATAAATAAACCATCTCCTTGGCAAACAGTAGAGGCCATCCACGAAAAAGCTACGTAACAtgccacttttctatagcaatatatactgtacctcctacgggcactgcactaatATTTTCAAAGTGAGTTTTTGTTCCCCTGCAGTTCCACCTTCCCCTCACTAGGTGTCCCCATAGTTTCATACATAGAGGctttctgttcttttttctgCCTTTGTTGGTCCCAATCCCTTACGTTTCATAACAGTGGTGTGTTTAGTGACATGTTCATCTGTTAATCAGTGTCTGTGGAGGATATTTAACTGTAAATTAATGACAACATGGTCAACCTCGGTCTCACTAAAGTGGACGACGCGTTAGCAGCGAAACATCCGGTCagttctcttttctttttcctctgcCTTGTTATGACtttgaataatacaaataataataataataatacactgaGGACACAAACGTTTAGCATTACAGTGAAATGTCtacgttttctgtgtttgtatGACAGGGTTTACAGGGCTATGCCGCCTGTCAGTCTCATGCTTTCATGAAGGGGACTGGAACCTTCATTCTGGGTGAGAAGCGTGTCAAAACTCTGGGTTCATAATGCGCATGCGCAGATGGTGAAAGCCCAAATGgaatataaacaaaacaaccacttccgagtacaaaataaaagtaggaTGAGTGTAGGTTTTACAATGTTGttattagaggtgtcccgactACCGATAAAATTTCTTAACTTTTGTCACTTTTGAAAACTTTtaaaatttgggaaaactggGGTACATTAAATTTTTCAGTTACGATTCTGTTtataattacccatgttcaattacaattaatttacaatAACCGTtataccagcattttttccaattacaattaaatcacaattatttttttatccttagaaagtcaattacaattaaatcacatttaccgagtctgaaataaacaaggcagtggctatccgtacggttgccgtatcaatacaccaacattctatctgtacgcagcgcccctcattggacagtttaggtcacatgactaagactaaacctaaccataaacctaaccctaaatattgttgcgatataggttGATGCTGTTGCCCGTACGGCAAcggtacaaatagacactttcaataaataaccccagaaaagttaaccttcctcttttgttagctttctgttagcatctctaatgataactggtgctaaatcagctgtaaacgacactaaaaacaaatatctatcatcttatttatttcctatttattgtttacctTATTTGACTTcccaatcaatgaaaatatagggtttaatattttttgtgtgggcatctgagccttttctgtgtcagtatactccttgatttcatttttttaaatgataaaatgtgggaaagcttgatatgaaacctattttaataattgctaattaaatatgtgtagaactgtacatagaactgtaacatggttcaattataattgatcatttttatagaattttcatggcaattacaattacaaagttgaTTATataaacttaattacaatttgataaagattatgacagcaacagatgttttaaattacaaatactATTATagttatgccataattgtaattaattatcaattacgtaaATATAATTGTCCCCAACCCTGATACCGATCTGATATCGGCATAGATCATACATACtattatgacatattttgttgtgtcAGAAAATTATTGATAAATGCAGATATATTATGATACTcgattttgttaattttcttttctctttttattgctgatattggatcaatatatCAGATCGGGGCACCCTTAAGCAGAGATGAGCAACGTTCgttacagcgggggccacaaaaatgtgttttttttctgatccAACGGCCAGATTATCAACAtttgtgtcatcatttagaatgaggaccaatctgagcattaatacaggaaacaacatcgGGTTTGAGcgtgtttgttgttgtatttttgctgttgttttgtatgcttttctctcattttttgttactttgtatgcttttctctcatttttgtatatttttgttcttgtttaatgtattgttgttttgtatgattttggggtcatttttgttgtcgttttgcattgttttctgTGATTCTGTATAGTTTTGTTGCTTGGTGAgttatgagttattttgtgggtttcgagtcatttttgtaattgttttgaacatttttcattaattaattcatcgtcatcttgtgtgtttttcgctgttgtcctttttgtgtttttttttctgtcatttttctgttttttttttgggcgttttaaaaacatcacagggtattagtttttttttccctctcattGACTTTTACAGGGACTGCAAGTTTATTTGGCATCCAGAAGGTTCTCCAGAAGAAGCTCCCCTACCCGCTGCAATGGAACCTGCTTATTTCAATAGGTCAGAACCAGATTGAACCTATAGgatttaaatatgtaaaatattttatcCAACTAATATAAAAGGTGCATAAGCACTTTGTTTCATATATATCTTCATGTTCCTTTTCTTCTCAGTGGCATCGTCTGTGGGCAGTTATGCTATAACTCGCTGGGAAACACAGAAATGCTCAGATCTTTGGATTTTGCTGGAAACAGGAAAAGTCCCAGATAGATCCCCAACACCAGGTGAGAACaaggaaaaaaacagcaacttgCTGTTTTATTATACTCCCTCATTAAATATTACAAGATCATGAACATGATCCCTGCAATTGTCAGGTTTAGCTAGATGATGAAGGAATGTTAATGTATATTTAATTCCTTTGGATGCTAAGCTTTCCCTGTGCTTTCCTTTCAGCACCTCAAACAGAACAATCCCAATCACCCGAAAAGACAAAATACGGTGACGTGATGCAGTGAAGGTTACAATCAACCTCATTTATCGACCTTAACTCATTACAAATGAAGTGCTGGAAATGAAATGTTGCTTTTAAGATTTTCTCTGTCCTAATAAACACCAACATGGTTGTTTTCCCATTTTATAAGTCTTTgtcatgaaatgcatttctaCAGTCCCACGATTACTTTTAcctgtttaacattaaattgTGGCAGAAAATGATTGAAATCAATGCGTAAACTTCGAGGAACAAAATATTTCTGCTGTTCTTGACTAATAATGGTTCTCAAATAGAAGAAGTACACACAATTGaaaacatgtgtcaaactcaaggctcgggggccaaatccggccctttcaACCATCCAAATCGGCCAGCAGGGGATTAGTAAAAATTAGgattagggtcaattataattgtaattgcataattggtcattaattacaattatggcataatatTAACTtaaccataattgtaattttaagaatCTGTCGCCGTTGTTATTGAATTGgaatttagttcagataattgactttgtaactgtaattaagtagaaattcattaaaaactttccattacaattaaattgaatGCAAAACAGGTCTATGACTTACGCATAAgtagttaacaaatattaaaatatgtttcatattaagttttccCGCTGGCTGTCAGTGAATGTTCACTCATACAGATGGTAATAGTTAAAATATCATAgaagtttatttaattttttttacaaagtaaaaatactgtgaatgtaactgatgttttaTAGAAATAGTTTATAGTTATTGCTAAATTCCATCTCTTGTCCCTAGTTGTACTTTGACAtaagatattataataaatgcactaaaatgttaatgtaaagAATGACATCAAAAAAATGCATACAACCATCACAACGATATATGGATAAAAAtttgtaaaattgtaattgaactttaataataatcaataattgaGAACGgaatttcaggggaaaaataataattgtaatttattcataattggaaaaaatgctggttactgtaatcataattgactgtaattgaagatggataattgaaagcataattgaaataaaaaatgtaataaataattaatttgtggatatctcagtagCGTTGCAACAGGGCATAAAATACAGTATCTGGCGAATTTTTGGcaatattgaaaaaaagaaacttttcatgggaattatttatagaaattaagcagaaattgggagtaattttaaatcactgtatcataATCAAACAAATATTGGCCTCTCTGCAAAATacgtagctttttttttttttttttttaaaaccacaacatttcaacagatttatttggaacTAGAATTCGACAATCATTtatgtggagtttcattgaatttgtcacaaattcaatgaaactctccAATATTTGCTGGGGTTGGCAGGTTTCCCATGCTTGTATAACACGATGGAAGtcaattttaaatctaatttttcCCAAAATCTGTTCAACCCTTAAATTATTTGACAAGATTTCCCCAAATTGAATAAACATTGTCTCTACTTGTCGCCTATTGCATGGATATTATCAGTGTCTTATGTATAtactacatacttttatttcatttacagtatacatggaaatgcaaagtagcactaatgttgaaattgttcaaatcCCAACGTCtgcggcccacttcagatcaaaactatctgtatttggcccccgaaCTACTATGAGTTCGACACCCttgatttaaaagaaaaaacctaaagttaaacttttttttaatgcaacaaTGTTTAATGTaggtcatttaaaaaacacttgaattaaattgaaatttacacaacaaaaaaaaaacttttttttttttttttttaatatactgaaTAACTTCAGAGAATTCTCAGTTTCAACAAAGAAAGCCAGTGCATGTAATTATAACCCATCAAAGGCTTATATTTGTTGGTTAATGTTGTATAAGtcaaatgtattttctataAACTGCCATGCATTCAAGTTGCATAGGTGTTTTGCTACAGTAATGATGTGAGTTCTGCTCCTTGCAGCTCAAACCACTGAAACAATGAAGTCTTTCAAGCATATAAtacctttaaaaaatgtatcgaCTTAAGTCCAAACCTCAGATTAGTGGAGATAAATGCTAAAGAACTGGAAACGAGTTCCTTTCAGTCGAAGTGGAAAATGTGtttgagagagaggagagaaTATCCAGTGTCACAGCACTGTATTTGTTAGcctaaaataaagaataataaaatttaaaaaaaatctactgtTTGGTTTATTATAGGCGTCCAATTTTGAATCCACCCCCACTCTTAAGGATTCTTCCTCCCACTGTGTCTAATCCTATTTACACCTTCACGCTTTCCACATAGGCTCTGGAATCTTTTGTCTCATGCACACTAACGGCTTTAAGAGAGAAAACAGGAAGCAGATTAGCAtagaagctgcatgtgagcacgTGTTGGCCGAGAGGATTCACTGCCCATCAAAGCATGAGAATCAGTGCCTAAAATAAGCGGAAGCAGCAGCTAACATCCAGGCTTATTGGTAGATTTGGCAACCATTGGCATGCTTTACAGAGCCCACAGAGGAAGCTTTATATACTGCAGAGCGCTGTAGTACCATTGCGTGGCAACATCAAATAAAGTGAGATGGAGAATGAGACCGAGCGCTCACTCCTCGTCTGACCCTGTGAATCAAATGATGAGCTACAAATGGACATTGACTTTCCTGCCTTTACTAGTTATGTAATAATCTAACTTGAAGTCAAAAAATACTCTTAAATTTACAtaggtttacatttttatttttttttaaatttttggtcCTAATTATCTGtctacgtcttttttttttccgtctGTCGTTTAATCCTCCTTCACTGTTTGTCCATTTTTGACAATTACGTTATCAAAACGTTCAGAaagttattaattttttttgtgaaactacATTGATTTTTCAGCTCCGacccctttttttttagtctGGAGCTTCTCTAGTTTTTACCTTAAAATATTTGCAAACAAATGACAAattattcaacctttaacatgtttagTTAATATGTTCAACCCATTTCAatcttattgctaatgttaacctattgctaggttaatgctaggttagtgtgaatgcttggttaatgctcatgttaggttagtgctaatgctaggttaatgctcatgctaggtcaatgctcatgctaggttagtgctaatgcagctaggttaatgttgatgctaggttaatgctcatgctaggttagtgctaatgctaggttaatgctaatgctaggtttgtgttattgctaggctaatgctaactcaaggtcaatgctaatgcttgggCATTGCTCATggtaggttagtgttaatgattGGTTACTGTTGATGCTCggtaggttagtgttaatgttaggctaatgctaacactagtctactgctaatgctaggctaatgctaacattaggttcatgctaaagctagctaatactatgttaatgctaatgctagctatttCAATTCttgtcaactttatttatatagcgcaaagtGCCACAGCAATGGCCATGATGACCAAACCGATAGCGATCCAGGATCAaggagctaatgctaagctaatgcagtgtaacgtgggccagcacctgcatcctcacttgcatttttttcaggaaatgcaaatattctagtcaGAAATATGTTCCGTTTGCATGTGTTTGTCCAGCAGGAATAACCAGTGACCCTGAAATTGACGTTACCAGGACTAACTGGTGTGTGATTAGCTATTGCAGGCTATTGATTATACACACCACCCTCCAGGGCTTTTCCCCTCATGGATGAACTGTTCATGGAGCCAGGCGTGAAAGTagtggattacaagtactcatgttactgtaattgagttgcttttatgggtatattttttaatcagcaaTTTTACTTGTAGTATATTTTAAaggaagtaatttgttacattttctacacccaactgttactgagtaaattattattttttgttttaaaatgatcaaaggacattgtgaaactacaaaaaaaaaaatgaaataaccagacaacgatcaaatgcatcacatcatagtcgaccaatcagattaaacgtaatgtaggTACAAGACatgtgttagaaaaaaaaaatccacgtGACAAAGACCAGAGTATCTTTCAGTTTTCTCACAGCCTCTGTGTAATGGTAATAGGAGGAGAGTTCAAGTCCGGACAGgtttaaataaatgttggttTGAGGAGAGAGTTTTTCTGACTTAGTCAgccagagaaagaaaaagagaaacacTAGCTCTGAAGTGTCACAAAGGGTAGTGTGTGTTTGGAATGTTGGTTGTAGCGATGTCTGAAGACAACTTCTCAGCCTGAATGAGGATAAATGTTACTCCAAGTAATGACATGCAGTGATGCGTGATGAGGGGTCTTAGAAGCGTGTAGAAAAACACTGCTCGCCTTTGGTtacgtgtgtttttattattctcaCTTATAGGAAATAAAGTATTGTTGCAATAATTTAGACACTAACATACCACATGAAGCCTGAACTGCATAGGGAGTTTAACGGCTTTGCTCTCACAGCTAAGAAACagtaaatgtgtgatttcaATGCATCGCTATCAATACATGTATTGGCTTTGTTTATGTTTCATCTTAAGTGGGCTACAGAGTTTAGGcaggaaaatgagcaatttcaacaatattttcCCCAGGTTTGAACTTCtacatataaatgatacataaagtatgtaaggcaccaacaatatctaagcaataagtgacagatatcagtccctgcagggtttttttttcttttaaatgtcattgatgttgtgacaaaaatgtattagtcataaaataacattaataataaaaaatgttactATTTTTTGGTAAATTATGAGAAATCATTTTAAGAAAACTGAGTCCTTTGagcaatttgagatttaaaatgactgcagtcgtgATAAAAGGATGGGAAAATtgcgatcctccaaatattgtggagtttcattgaattgcTGTATTTAAAAGAGCTGAGATAtcaacaactaaattatttggtaatttacacaatgattaatgttATAGAATAGAGGGTTTTCAAGGCGCGTCATCAAAGCATAAGTCGCCATGTTCGAGGTACTCAGCatgtaaacaaagcagatcccAAACGTCTAAGaaaaggaaatggtgaattattgccgtgtatttggctgtaccaatcggtaagacagtgaaaaacatttggagttttatagactgccaaaagtgataacaaatcagggagaacaatgtcaaaagtCATCAGAGGAAAGTAGACGCTATACCAGGATCTACcaggcaaaaatctggacaaaaTCTGAATTTATTCAGCCCGTTTCTTGTCAGGTGAGTGAATTGttgattgggttagggttaaaaccaggGAGTTGACCATATCAGGACAGACTGAAGACTTGCTGGGTCATCATTGATCCAAGATAAGGGAGCCAACTCGTATGGATCTCCACCACCAATAAACAGTAACTTTTCCCAAATATTAGGCCCTTTCCtgcggaccaagtccttccctctATGCCTTTCCATCTATAACACACTTTAGAGgagttttctgtggttttggacATTTATTCATCGCAGTGTTTATcatagactgtagaaagaatgacgggacaagctccccggtggagtgaagcttttatttttagagctccccctgctgactggctgcagtataggtcataaactcCGCCTCCTTAATGATAAccgatgggatgtgggtcaaactgtaaagttcaaAATActtttcacataattttttcccaaacctaaactcttattatcaccctacatcatgttcaagtgctcatttttctgtgaaatttgttttaaataagttatttgaggttgaaaagcAGGATTTTCagtcatatatgacgatgattaaCAGCCGCGGATCTtccgtagctctctttgtgaatatcagttgcgtcgtgaaggaaagccgagacgctATAACTAGATATTTCAGTTGAAATATAtcgtggttttgtactaacctctatgatctggaCAAGCCGTTAGTAGATTTTCCACCaggaaagatacttatgttcttggcgtagctgggcttgcataagtcatcagggcagtacgctaagtGGGCGAGGCATGTTACCCGCTGGACCCTAcggcgcagactctggctccaaatgacgtcaaagttgcaagatggaagcgcccccAAGCGCCGTAtgttggcttcaagaacgttgagtgggaacagctacagttcATGCCCACTAGTGTTTACATccgagtgcctccaatatggccacgCATCTGGGTTACTACCCAGAACTGCCAataggtgaaaaccctctattgatggtctatatcagtgtttcccaaccttttttgtctcatgtaccccccaaGGCCTCTCTTCAGATGAGGATAACCCCTTCGTCACTCCaat
It includes:
- the tmem141 gene encoding transmembrane protein 141, yielding MVNLGLTKVDDALAAKHPGLQGYAACQSHAFMKGTGTFILGTASLFGIQKVLQKKLPYPLQWNLLISIVASSVGSYAITRWETQKCSDLWILLETGKVPDRSPTPAPQTEQSQSPEKTKYGDVMQ